The genomic interval GCTGTCCTGCAGCGGGCGCTTGATGACCGCGTAGCCGCAGAAGTCCGACTCGTAGCGGCGCCGGGCGAGCAGGAGCTCCCCATGGTGCGCGGCCCCCAGCGACTTGACGAGCTCATACGAGGCTCGGCCGGACCGCAGCAGCACTTGCGGTGGCGCGGAGGTGTCGAACGACGGCGGCGGCATGGCGGCTCTCCTCGGATGGCCGAGGCCCCGCTGGGCCCGACGGCTCACTCCAGAAAGTATCCACGCCCGCTGGCCGGAAGTCACCTCATGGGTAGTGTGTGCTCCATCCACCTCCTCATGGCTCCGAGGTCGGTTTCAGCAGCCCGTCCTGCCGCGCGTACTCGCGCACCAGCTCCACTTCGTCCAACAGCCGCAGCGAGTCGGGAAAGACCTTCTCCGCGCGCTCGGCCAGGCGCAGCGCCTTCTCCAGCGACTCCTTCGTGCGCGCGTCGGACCAGCCGCGCAGCAGGCCCGCCCACGCCTGCTCGAGCGTCTTCAGGGACTTGCCCGCGCTCTCCTCCCAGAGCGTCGCCGCGTCGTCCTCGCGGCCCCGGACGACGTCCAGGAAGTAGCCCAGCTCCACGAGCGAGGAGGCGCTGCGGCGCGAGACGGACACCGCCTGCTCCAAGAGCCGCTGCACCTCCGTGAAGGTCACCTCCGCGTCCACGCCGGGCTCGTCGGTGAGCTGGAGCAGCCGCGCCAGCTCCAGCAGCGCGGGCGTGAAGGTGGGGGCGTCCCGCGTCAGCTCGCGCAGCAGCCGCAGCTGCTCGGCGCTGGCGTGGTTGGCGTCTCCGGCCTCGCGTGCGGCGAGCAGGCGCTTCATCAGCTCAGCGGCGGTGGGGTGCCCGGACATGGTGGCTCCTCAGTCTTCCAAGAGGCGCTTCTGTTCCTGGATGAGCTTCTTGGCCAGGTTGAGTTGGCTCTGCGTCGCGACGCTGAAGTCCTTCGTCTGCAACATCCGCCGTATCTCGAAGAGCGTGTGGTCCTTGAGCTGCGTCGGGAAGTTGTGCACGCGCGTGAGGCTGGCGGGGATGTCGCCCAGCCGCGTGTTGAGCGCGGAGATGCGCTCGGTGAGCCGCGTCGCGACCTCGCGGGAGATGAGCCCGCTGGCCGTCGCCTCCGCGATGAGCGCCTGGGCCTGGGTGAACTCGCCCCGCGCTATCAACGCGAGGATGCGCGCGTGCACGGAGCTGCCCTTCACCCGCGGCTCGTCCTCCGTTCCCGCCTCCGACGCGGGACGCAGGGCGGGCTCCGGATGGCCACAGCCGGCCGTCCAGACCGACAGCCAGCACGCGAGCAGGGCTCCACCGACGCGCAAGGTTTTCTCCCTTGAACAGTTTTATGGCTATGTCTTGATTTTCAGCTTTCAGGATGGGAGGTGTCAAGCGTACGAGTCCTGGGGCGGCGGACCTGGGAGGATGACCCCACCCGGCGTGAAAGGTCCAGTAGCAAACGATGAACCCAGGAGGTCTCAAAGCCCGTCCGTTCCCTGGGGAGTGGGGCCGGAGGGCCCAAGCGGAGGGGTGGGGCCGAGGCGTGTGGTGGTGGGTAGGACGCGCAAGGGCGTCAGGCCCGGAGACTACCCGCCGTATCGGTATTTCGCCGGATGACGTGCTGGGTTATAAGTCCAGCCGGACACGTGTCCGAGGAGGCCTGTGCCAGTGCAGGCCCTGGTCTCGGGCCGTACTCAGAAGGTTGACGCGGTGAAGACCCACCCTGAAGGTTCCGCCTCCACCCGCAAGTCGTCCCGAGTCCGGCCGAGGCGTGCCAGCGACCGCGCCCGGCTGTCGCGTCAGCAGTTGGAGCGTCGCCTGGCGCTGAGTGTCGGCGAGGAGGCGCGGTCGGCGCGGATGCGCGCGGGGCTGACGCAGGCGGATGTGGCCGAGCGCATCGGCATCGCGGCGGAGGTGTACGGGCGGATGGAGCGCGGGAAGATGATGCCCAGCGTGCCCACGCTGTTCCGGCTGTGTCTGGCGTTGCACCTGTCCGCGGACGTGGGGATGGGGCTGGTGACGGCGGCCTCGGTGGGGGCGGCGCTGTGGGAAGAGGACTCGCGTGAGAAGGACCACCTGCCGGAGATGCGGCGGCTGCTGCGCACGCTGCGCCGCATGTCCCGGGGCCAGCTCAAGCTGGTGAATCAGGTCGCCGCCGCCATCCTCCCGCAGCGCTGAGCACGCGCGGGGGCCTGGGCGTCTAGCGGGTGGGAAGGCAGAGCGTGTCCGGTGGACACTTCTCGGTGGAGTCGGTTCCGGGCCGCAGGGAGTCGGAGGCCCGCGAGGCCTCCTCCCGTGGACCCACGGACTGTTCCGCGGTGAGCGTGTCCTGTGGCGCGGCCGTGTCATCGCCGATGGAGGGCAGGAAGGCCAGCGCCACGGCCAGGAGCAGCAGCGCGAACAGCAACTGGAGCAGGCGCCAGCGCACGACGTGGATGCTCGGAGGGGCGATCATCCCACGCCTCTTCCTGTGCGGGTGGGAACGGGGAGGCTCTGCCCCGCGGGAGGCGGGACAGGGGCAGGAGGTGGCGGCGGGCGGACGATGGGCGTCGGCCGGCACCGGGAAAGGGACAGACTCGGATTCATGACGCGAGGCTCCAGGGTGCGGGGAAATTGGTGAGCCCTCGTGCGCATGTCCTCCCTCCCTCGGAGACAAGAGCCTTGTCGGGTCCTCGACGGGAGGGTTTCCTCGCGTTCACCAGGGGACGGTGGGCTCGTCCCGCCGGTTGCTCTTGCTGTCAGGACGACGGCTTCCAGCCGGGCCGCTTGTCTCCCCGCCGCGTCCCTGGCGTCATGCGGCCCGGAGCCACGCGGGAAGCCAGTGACGGACACGAGTCGGGGACAGCGACGGCGAGGACTCGGGCTTCGCGCACTCCAGGGGCCGTGGCCGCTGGTGCTGCTGTTGCTTCCGGTGTTCGTCGCTCGGGCGCGGGCTGCGTCCAGCGGAGACGGGGGAGTCCCCGACGCGGGCCTGGTGGCGGTGGAGGCGCGCCTGGAGCGCACCGACGCGGGCTGGGCGGTGGAGGGCCTCCCGCCGGATGCTGGCGTGGCGGAGCCCCTCTTCGTCCCGCCTTCGCTGGCGCAAGACGCGCCCGCGCCGTATCCGCCGGAGCTCGCACCCGAGCGCGTCGCCGGTGTCGTCCAGTTGGAGTTGTGGATTGACGAAGCGGGGGAGGTGGAGACCGCGACGCTGGTGCGAGGGGTCCACCCGCTGCTGGACACGGCCGCGCTGCACGCCGCGCCGTCGCTGCGCTTCACCCCCGCGACGTTGGATGGCCAACCGGTGGCGGTGCGCCTGGGCTTCGAGTACCGCTTCGAGGCCCCCGCCGTCGTCTCCGGCGCGACCCCCGAAGGCCCCGTCACGCTGCGGGGCCTGGTGCGCACCAAGGGCAACCGCCGGCCCATCGTCGGCGCCACGCTGGTGTCCGACAGCGCTCCGGATGCCCCCGTGCAGACGGACG from Myxococcus stipitatus carries:
- a CDS encoding helix-turn-helix transcriptional regulator, which encodes MKTHPEGSASTRKSSRVRPRRASDRARLSRQQLERRLALSVGEEARSARMRAGLTQADVAERIGIAAEVYGRMERGKMMPSVPTLFRLCLALHLSADVGMGLVTAASVGAALWEEDSREKDHLPEMRRLLRTLRRMSRGQLKLVNQVAAAILPQR